A portion of the Gammaproteobacteria bacterium genome contains these proteins:
- a CDS encoding DUF222 domain-containing protein: protein MSSASATPVALAPVPPSPTPSTSGQPAASPLVPTAPASITPIPAAVAPVAPISKGFSPDLDPLGDEIALLCAHITAATYRLLCLLKVYDEEERWQGFRSCAHWLSWRTGISLGPAREKMRVARCLPSLSLIPEAFARGELSYSKVRALTRIANPENEEKILDFARHGTTAHVERMVRHWRCLDRGDASEAARAERRGLSVWLTDDGSYEVRGRLNPEVGALLLKALEVAEGRLYRAERSAGTEHRTTPLQRRADALGLWLEERVQPQVQLVMHSFQGEEQEKREEHQKQEEQEQEVSAPLVTEDGSSVSAETSSRLACDAEVVPIARGADGSVLDVGRRRRTVGWRLRKALEARDGGCRFPGCDSRARIHAHHITPWAEGGETAMDNLVLLCPFHHRAVHEGGWRVEMDEWGAPRFLKPQRVPLPMVPASPDIGGLVPRGAATARPMSSRTFPVSSAQDFGLTRWHGQDGIDAWTGDSLWTGERIDWGYAMLCLWTDGDEVARGT from the coding sequence ATGTCCTCTGCCTCCGCCACACCAGTCGCACTCGCCCCAGTTCCTCCTTCGCCCACTCCTTCCACCTCAGGCCAGCCCGCCGCGAGTCCGCTCGTCCCAACCGCGCCCGCTTCTATTACGCCCATTCCCGCCGCAGTCGCCCCTGTTGCGCCCATCTCCAAAGGGTTCAGCCCCGATCTCGATCCGCTCGGCGACGAGATCGCCCTTCTCTGCGCCCACATCACCGCCGCCACCTACCGGCTCCTCTGCCTGCTGAAGGTCTACGACGAAGAGGAACGCTGGCAGGGATTCCGCTCCTGCGCCCACTGGCTCTCCTGGCGCACCGGCATCTCGCTCGGTCCCGCCCGCGAGAAGATGCGCGTGGCCCGCTGCCTCCCCTCCCTGTCCCTGATCCCCGAAGCCTTCGCCAGGGGAGAGCTCTCGTACTCGAAGGTGCGGGCCCTGACGCGCATCGCCAACCCGGAAAACGAAGAGAAAATCCTCGACTTCGCACGCCACGGCACCACCGCGCACGTGGAGCGCATGGTCCGGCATTGGCGCTGCCTGGACCGGGGCGACGCCTCGGAGGCCGCCCGTGCGGAGCGCCGCGGCCTCTCGGTGTGGCTCACCGACGACGGCAGCTATGAAGTGCGGGGCCGCCTCAACCCGGAGGTGGGCGCCCTGCTCCTCAAGGCGCTCGAGGTCGCGGAAGGCCGGCTCTACCGCGCCGAGCGCAGCGCCGGGACCGAGCACCGGACCACGCCGCTACAGCGTCGAGCCGACGCCCTGGGGCTGTGGCTCGAGGAGCGCGTGCAGCCTCAGGTACAGCTCGTGATGCACTCGTTCCAAGGGGAGGAGCAGGAGAAGCGGGAGGAGCATCAGAAGCAGGAGGAGCAGGAGCAGGAAGTGTCGGCCCCGCTGGTCACCGAGGACGGCTCGAGCGTTTCAGCTGAAACGTCTTCGCGGCTCGCATGCGATGCCGAAGTCGTGCCCATCGCGCGTGGGGCAGACGGTTCCGTGCTGGATGTCGGGCGTCGCCGGAGGACGGTGGGCTGGAGGCTGCGCAAGGCCCTCGAGGCCCGCGACGGCGGGTGCCGCTTCCCGGGATGCGACTCGCGCGCGCGCATCCACGCCCATCACATCACGCCATGGGCCGAGGGTGGAGAGACCGCGATGGACAACCTGGTGCTCCTGTGTCCGTTCCACCACCGCGCGGTCCACGAAGGGGGATGGCGGGTGGAGATGGACGAGTGGGGAGCCCCGCGCTTCCTCAAACCCCAGCGCGTTCCGCTGCCGATGGTGCCCGCCTCCCCGGACATCGGCGGCCTGGTGCCCCGCGGCGCCGCGACGGCACGTCCGATGTCTTCGCGGACTTTCCCGGTGTCGTCGGCGCAGGACTTCGGTCTGACCCGCTGGCACGGACAGGACGGCATCGACGCCTGGACCGGGGACTCGCTGTGGACGGGCGAACGCATCGACTGGGGCTATGCGATGTTGTGCCTCTGGACGGATGGAGATGAGGTCGCGCGAGGGACGTAG
- a CDS encoding mechanosensitive ion channel: protein MPERDAKSDAARLLLRAAGWIMVPLVVAACADPSPMDSESGTVVITGTEQPAVPGAEAGAPEQQTEPGAALAEDPEADAVAGAQPQAGAEQETPPSQATLDSLAAQLSDITVAQELILSRLDAMEQGGAVAAAPADTAVGALDLEEATEEVRSLGVGIFWSLVIIVVFHFLIRALAWVLETLAERSVRRRLTFKWLIPITRMALWGIAAYLILRTVFRVDAQGLLAASAALGLALGIAAQDLLKNVFGGLIVVFDQPFQVGDKISVGGTYGEVVSIGLRSTRIVTADDNLVTVPNSQVVEEQVANANAGQLNCQVVTDLYLPGRVDERKAREIAFEAAVTSRYVFLNKPIVVLVGDEFRTTFVTRVRVRAYVLDPRFEFLMQSDITERARDGFRAAGLTPERDWYPMVEPPEATASRRPDAR, encoded by the coding sequence ATGCCCGAACGAGACGCGAAAAGCGACGCCGCGCGCCTTCTCTTGCGTGCCGCCGGCTGGATCATGGTCCCGCTGGTCGTGGCGGCGTGCGCGGATCCTTCGCCGATGGACTCGGAGTCCGGCACGGTCGTGATCACAGGGACGGAGCAGCCTGCCGTTCCTGGCGCCGAAGCGGGTGCACCGGAGCAACAGACGGAGCCGGGCGCGGCGCTCGCCGAGGATCCGGAGGCTGACGCGGTGGCTGGTGCTCAGCCGCAGGCGGGTGCCGAGCAGGAGACTCCGCCATCCCAGGCGACGCTCGACTCCCTCGCCGCCCAACTGAGTGATATCACTGTGGCGCAGGAGTTGATACTATCCCGGCTGGACGCGATGGAGCAGGGCGGCGCAGTGGCTGCGGCTCCGGCCGACACCGCCGTCGGCGCCCTCGATCTGGAGGAGGCGACCGAGGAAGTCCGGAGTCTCGGGGTGGGCATCTTCTGGTCGCTGGTCATCATCGTCGTATTTCACTTCCTGATCCGGGCGCTGGCATGGGTCCTCGAGACGCTGGCCGAACGGAGCGTCAGGCGCCGCCTGACATTTAAGTGGCTCATCCCCATTACGCGCATGGCGCTGTGGGGGATCGCGGCCTACCTCATCCTGCGCACCGTCTTCCGGGTCGACGCCCAGGGGCTTCTCGCGGCGAGCGCCGCCCTGGGCCTGGCGCTCGGCATCGCCGCGCAGGACCTGCTCAAGAACGTGTTCGGGGGCCTGATCGTCGTCTTCGACCAGCCCTTCCAGGTGGGCGACAAGATCTCCGTCGGGGGAACCTACGGAGAGGTCGTGTCGATCGGGCTAAGGTCGACGCGCATCGTGACCGCCGACGACAACCTGGTGACGGTGCCCAACTCCCAGGTCGTGGAGGAGCAGGTCGCCAACGCCAACGCCGGGCAGTTGAACTGCCAGGTCGTGACCGATCTCTACCTGCCGGGACGGGTGGACGAGCGCAAGGCCAGGGAGATCGCCTTCGAGGCGGCGGTGACTTCCCGGTACGTCTTCCTGAACAAGCCCATCGTGGTGCTCGTCGGAGACGAGTTCCGCACCACCTTCGTCACCCGCGTGAGGGTGAGGGCCTACGTGCTGGATCCCCGCTTCGAGTTCCTGATGCAGAGCGACATCACCGAGCGCGCCCGCGACGGCTTCCGCGCCGCGGGGCTCACGCCGGAGCGCGACTGGTATCCGATGGTCGAACCGCCGGAAGCGACTGCCTCCCGTAGGCCCGACGCGCGATGA